A single genomic interval of Oryza sativa Japonica Group chromosome 7, ASM3414082v1 harbors:
- the LOC112939682 gene encoding protein ALP1-like isoform X1: MEEMQRIRRSLIAKAAGLVAVMNAYILFITRRAMRRTPRISYGPLSERDIARQSNLSFIYHTDDTNCLNQLRMKRAPFFQLCNLLRERALLRDSIHSSVEEQVAMFLLVVGHNHRFRALQPTFRRSIETISRYFAEVLFSIGELRNEMIKPPSSEPHSKITSNRRFNPYFKDCIGAIDGTHVLARVPSTISAAFRGRKKETTQNVMAAVDFDLGFTYVLAGWEGSAHDALILADALERDDGLSVPSGKYYLVDAGYAARPGFLPPYRGCRYHLKEYDRRNYPRDSRELFNLRHSSLRVTIERAFGALKNRFRILYNKPFHPYKTQVKLVLACCILHNWILQFGMDDHVPLESDWNSDSDDEEPDDLDEDNRGMAQIRDDLAGAMWNNRGSSRV; encoded by the exons ATGGAAGAAATGCAACGCATTCGGCGGTCCCTGATTGCTAAAGCAGCTGGATTAGTTGCTGTAATGAATGCTTACATTCTGTTTATTACAAGAAGAGCCATGCGACGTACCCCTAGGATCTCCTATGGCCCATTGTCCGAAAGGGACATAGCTAGACAATCCAATCTTAGTTTCATCTATCATACAGATGATACAAATTGCTTAAATCAGCTCAGAATGAAGAGAGCCCCATTTTTTCAGCTGTGTAACTTGTTACGAGAAAGAGCGTTGTTGCGGGACAGTATACATAGCTCAGTGGAAGAACAAGTTGCCATGTTTCTTCTTGTTGTAGGCCACAACCACAGATTTAGAGCTTTGCAACCCACTTTTAGGAGGTCAATTGAAACTATCAGTAGATACTTCGCTGAGGTATTATTCTCTATTGGTGAGCTGCGAAATGAGATGATAAAACCACCCTCATCTGAGCCTCATTCAAAAATTACATCCAATCGAAGATTCAACCCTTATTTTAAG GATTGCATTGGTGCAATAGATGGAACTCATGTGCTTGCTCGAGTTCCATCAACAATATCTGCTGCCTTTAGGGGTAGGAAGAAAGAGACCACCCAGAATGTAATGGCTGCAGTGGACTTTGATCTTGGATTTACATACGTACTTGCTGGGTGGGAAGGATCTGCACATGATGCCCTCATACTTGCAGATGCCTTGGAGAGGGATGATGGTCTTAGTGTCCCCTCAG GAAAATACTATCTCGTTGATGCTGGATATGCTGCTAGACCGGGGTTCCTTCCGCCATATCGTGGGTGTCGATACCATTTGAAGGAGTATGATAGAAGAAACTACCCTCGTGATTCGAGAGAGTTGTTTAATCTAAGACACTCCTCTTTAAGGGTCACGATCGAGCGGGCATTTGGCGCACTCAAAAACCGCTTCAGAATACTCTATAACAAGCCTTTCCATCCATACAAGACCCAAGTCAAATTGGTCCTTGCATGCTGCATACTTCATAACTGGATACTTCAGTTTGGGATGGATGACCATGTGCCACTAGAGAGTGATTGGAACTCAGATAGCGATGATGAGGAGCCCGATGACTTAGATGAAGACAATAGGGGAATGGCGCAAATTAGGGATGATTTGGCTGGTGCTATGTGGAACAATAGAGGGTCGTCCAGGGTCTAA
- the LOC4343444 gene encoding probable xyloglucan endotransglucosylase/hydrolase protein 8, with amino-acid sequence MGSLGRRPWVGGLTAAMIFAVAVCGFCFSGASAAAAAPTFGDNFEITGAEDHVKTSADGQTWYLYLDNKTGVGFQTKERYLFGWFSMNLKLAGNDSAGVVTAYYMCSDVDAAPQRDELDFEFLGNRTGEPYIIQTNVYRSGVGGREMRHSLWFDPTADFHSYSILWNPKQIVFFVDKVPIREYRNSDKPNTFFPIMKPMYVFSSIWNADDWATRGGLEKTDWTKAPFISSYRDFTADACSWGTAAASPPSCAASTGNSWWDQPPAWALDAGQREDSAWVARNLVIYDYCDDRKRFPSPPEECLLRTTSS; translated from the exons ATGGGGTCGCTGGGGCGGCGGCCGTGGGTTGGTGGGTTGACGGCGGCGATGATTTTTGCTGTTGCTGTGTGCGGTTTCTGCTTCAgtggggcgtcggcggcggcggcagcgccgacGTTCGGCGACAACTTCGAGATCACCGGAGCCGAGGATCACGTCAAGACCTCCGCCGACGGCCAGACGTGGTACCTCTACCTCGACAACAAGACTG GCGTCGGGTTCCAGACGAAGGAGAGGTATCTCTTCGGGTGGTTCAGCATGAACCTCAAGCTCGCCGGCAACGACTCCGCCGGCGTCGTCACCGCCTACTAC ATGTGCTCCGACGTGGACGCGGCGCCGCAGCGCGACGAGCTGGACTTCGAGTTCCTGGGGAACCGGACGGGTGAGCCCTACATCATCCAGACCAACGTGTACcgcagcggcgtcggcggccgggaGATGCGCCACTCGCTGTGGTTCGACCCCACCGCCGACTTCCACTCCTACTCCATCCTCTGGAACCCCAAGCAGATCGT GTTCTTCGTGGACAAGGTGCCGATCCGCGAGTACCGGAACTCGGACAAGCCCAACACCTTCTTCCCGATCATGAAGCCGATGTACGTGTTCTCCAGCATCTGGAACGCCGACGACTGGGCGACGCGCGGCGGGCTGGAGAAGACGGACTGGACCAAGGCGCCGTTCATCTCCTCCTACCGCGACTTCACCGCCGACGCGTGCTCCtggggcacggcggcggcgagcccgcCCAGCTGCGCGGCGTCCACCGGCAACAGCTGGTGGGACCAGCCGCCGGCGTGGGCGCTCGACGCCGGCCAGCGCGAGGACTCCGCCTGGGTGGCGAGGAACCTCGTCATCTACGACTACTGCGACGACCGCAAGCGGTTCCCCTCCCCGCCGGAGGAATGCTTGCTCCGGACGACCAGCTCGTGa
- the LOC112939682 gene encoding uncharacterized protein isoform X2, whose amino-acid sequence MAEAGGGNGGHGGHHGALHWTTNMSSLMLRRMVELIATGVRTDKGFNEAHLNQVARSLSDHYGIEISGTQVYNHLRKWRQRWVRITRLKDLSGALWDDQTSTIILEEEHYMGHVKEHPKDAEFLNVPLENYTQMAIIFSNRQATGRFAMGSNEALGNPAGEADSGLGPLDGTIGDGIAAGPSGVGAEGPGIAARASGVGPTDEDSTSDKKRKRASALNEGEVALISNMTDSVNNMASAIGATAHTEVHPDLCNTVMDLPGFSEDQLDLILAYLTKEKAESLVYIQKNEACRARWVRKFLNEHHPESI is encoded by the exons ATGGCTGAGGCTGGTGGCGGGAATGGTGGCCATGGTGGACACCATGGAGCCTTGCATTGGACAACCAACATGTCTAGCTTAATGCTAAGGCGCATGGTTGAGCTTATAGCAACAGGTGTTAGGACTGACAAGGGTTTCAATGAAGCTCACCTTAACCAAGTTGCTAGATCTTTGTCTGATCACTATGGAATTGAAATTAGTGGAACCCAAGTGTATAACCATCTTCGCAAATGGCGTCAAAGGTGGGTGCGTATCACTAGGCTCAAAGACCTTAGTGGGGCTCTTTGGGATGATCAGACCTCAACGATTATCCTAGAAGAGGAGCACTACATGGGACATGTCAAG GAACACCCTAAGGATGCTGAGTTTCTCAATGTGCCTTTAGAGAACTATACACAAATGgcaataattttttcaaataggCAAGCCACTGGGAGATTTGCTATGGGGTCAAATGAAGCGCTTGGAAACCCTGCTGGTGAGGCTGACAGTGGTCTGGGACCTCTTGATGGCACTATTGGGGATGGTATTGCTGCTGGACCAAGTGGTGTGGGTGCTGAAGGTCCTGGAATTGCTGCTCGAGCAAGTGGTGTTGGGCCTACTGATGAGGATTCTACCTCAgataagaagaggaagagagcatCTGCTTTGAATGAAGGTGAAGTTGCTCTCATCAGCAATATGACAGATTCAGTGAACAACATGGCTTCAGCAATAGGCGCTACTGCACATACTGAGGTTCACCCTGATTTGTGCAACACAGTGATGGATCTTCCAGGTTTCAGTGAGGATCAGCTGGACCTTATTCTAGCTTATCTAACTAAGGAGAAGGCTGAAAGCCTTGTATACATTCAGAAGAATGAGGCTTGTCGTGCTCGTTGGGTTAGGAAGTTCCTGAATGAGCATCACCCTGAGAGCATCTAA
- the LOC4343443 gene encoding thiamine thiazole synthase, chloroplastic-like, with translation MAAMATTASSLLKTSFAGARLPAAARNPTVSVAPRTGGAICNSISSSSSTPPYDLNAIRFSPIKESIVSREMTRRYMTDMITYADTDVVVVGAGSAGLSCAYELSKDPSVSVAVIEQSVSPGGGAWLGGQLFSAMVVRKPAHLFLDELGVAYDEQEDYVVIKHAALFTSTVMSRLLARPNVKLFNAVAVEDLIVKEGRVGGVVTNWALVSMNHDTQSCMDPNVMESRVVVSSCGHDGPFGATGVKRLQDIGMIDAVPGMRALDMNTAEDEIVRLTREVVPGMIVTGMEVAEIDGAPRMGPTFGAMMISGQKAAHLALKALGRPNAIDGTIKKAAAAAAHPELILASKDDGEIVDA, from the exons atGGCAGCCATGGCCACCACCGCGTCCAGCCTCCTCAAGACCTCCTTCGCTGGCGcgcgcctccccgccgccgcccgcaaccCCACCgtctccgtcgcgccgcgcaCCGGCGGCGCCATCTGCAACTccatctcgtcgtcgtcgtccactcCCCCCTACGACCTCAACGCCATCAGGTTCAGCCCCATCAAGGAGTCCATCGTGTCTCGCGAGATGACCCGGCGGTACATGACCGACATGATCACCTACGCCGAcaccgacgtcgtcgtcgtcggcgccggctccGCGGGGCTCTCCTGCGCGTACGAGCTCTCCAAGGACCCCTCCGTCAGCGTCGCCGTCATCGAGCAGTCGGTgtcccccggcggcggcgcgtggctcGGCGGGCAGCTGTTCTCCGCCATGGTGGTGCGCAAGCCGGCGCACCTGTTCCTCGACGAGCTCGGCGTCGCGTACGACGAGCAGGAGGACTACGTCGTCATCAAGCACGCCGCGCTCTTCACCTCCACCGTCATGAGCCGCCTCCTGGCGCGCCCCAACGTGAAGCTGTtcaacgccgtcgccgtcgaggacCTCATCGTCAAGGAgggccgcgtcggcggcgtggTCACCAACTGGGCGCTGGTGTCGATGAACCACGACACGCAGTCGTGCATGGACCCCAACGTGATGGAGTCCAGGGTGGTGGTGAGCTCCTGCGGCCACGACGGGCCGTTCGGCGCCACGGGCGTCAAGCGGCTGCAGGACATCGGCATGATCGACGCCGTGCCCGGCATGCGCGCCCTCGACATGAACACCGCCGAGGACGAGATCGTCCGCCTCACCCGCGAGGTCGTCCCCGGCATGATCGTCACCGGCATGGAGGTCGCCGAGATCGACGGCGCCCCGAGAATG GGCCCGACGTTCGGAGCCATGATGATCTCCGGCCAGAAGGCGGCGCACCTGGCGCTGAAGGCGCTCGGCCGGCCGAACGCCATCGACGGCACGatcaagaaggcggcggcggcggcggcgcacccggAGCTGATCCTGGCGtcgaaggacgacggcgagatcGTGGACGCCTGA